Proteins from one Pongo abelii isolate AG06213 chromosome 19, NHGRI_mPonAbe1-v2.0_pri, whole genome shotgun sequence genomic window:
- the LOC129051340 gene encoding uncharacterized protein LOC129051340 — MKKEKNFPGPRSRRFQRGGPPNGVGSQRGGPVPSLHPLLSRCLRSHLPDIPRRVQLSSRHSFPLPTRSNCPDPKLGFSLHRPRKWVLETEARIWASAFVPDLRPLAKMQQVCRLGRAWFLAGFMEPAAQAGSADPEPEWDLTAAGALCLVNPGNRHTASDMKITGQRSAFLPRCSL, encoded by the coding sequence atgaagaaagagaagaactTCCCAGGCCCACGCAGCCGTCGCTTCCAACGGGGTGGGCCTCCCAACGGGGTGGGCTCCCAACGGGGTGGGCCGGTTCCTTCCTTGCACCCTCTTCTCTCCCGGTGCCTGCGGTCCCACCTTCCAGATATCCCTCGGAGAGTCCAGCTGAGCTCTCGCCATAGCTTTCCCCTTCCAACCCGCTCGAATTGCCCAGACCCCAAGCTGGGCTTCTCTCTCCATCGCCCCAGAAAGTGGGTCTTGGAGACCGAGGCAAGAATTTGGGCCTCCGCTTTTGTTCCAGACCTCCGACCCCTTGCCAAAATGCAGCAGGTGTGCAGATTGGGCCGCGCGTGGTTCCTGGCTGGGTTTATGGAGCCTGCGGCCCAGGCAGGCTCCGCAGACCCCGAGCCAGAGTGGGATTTAACGGCGGCCGGTGCGCTGTGCTTGGTCAACCCCGGTAACCGTCACACTGCTAGTGATATGAAAATAACCGGCCAGCGTTCTGCTTTTCTGCCTCGCTGCAGTCTTTAG